Proteins encoded within one genomic window of Synechococcus sp. PCC 7335:
- a CDS encoding phycobilisome linker polypeptide, producing the protein MTGMKVPVSSSVSSYDSRTVTIEVTGVRQQSVLKTGSYQVHVPYGQMSQALQTIHKQGGKVASVQLMNNPPATATQIESDSAADIDDSGANTEPEAKKPKHKRG; encoded by the coding sequence ATGACTGGTATGAAAGTTCCCGTCAGTTCTAGCGTCAGCAGCTACGACAGTCGCACAGTCACCATTGAGGTCACAGGTGTCCGTCAGCAGTCAGTCCTAAAGACCGGAAGTTATCAGGTGCATGTGCCCTACGGCCAAATGTCCCAAGCCTTGCAGACCATCCACAAACAGGGCGGCAAAGTAGCCTCTGTTCAGCTGATGAACAACCCACCCGCTACCGCAACCCAGATAGAATCCGACAGCGCCGCTGACATCGACGATTCGGGAGCTAACACTGAGCCCGAAGCCAAAAAACCGAAACACAAGCGCGGTTAG
- a CDS encoding phycobiliprotein lyase, with translation MDIDTFVARSLGQWKSQRSAHHLAFAHFEEIRSMINIEGLEKGAPAVIALCESQGVDPKKIATPFKMSWEGETDWNEDDVLAGQTILVPVPNLDGTNSGQLLRDQGYAETIPAAGRYVIHPDETFVLTTGYDRAAAEEKIWFANDNLRFRVSLIKTSNGKGVTTASLSSEVRISTS, from the coding sequence ATGGACATAGACACCTTTGTAGCGCGATCTTTGGGTCAGTGGAAATCACAGCGTAGCGCTCACCATCTGGCCTTTGCCCATTTTGAAGAGATCCGCTCGATGATTAATATCGAAGGATTAGAGAAAGGCGCTCCAGCAGTGATTGCGCTGTGTGAGAGTCAGGGCGTTGACCCTAAGAAAATTGCCACGCCATTCAAGATGAGCTGGGAAGGTGAAACAGACTGGAATGAAGACGATGTCTTGGCTGGGCAAACGATTCTAGTACCGGTGCCAAACCTAGATGGGACTAATAGCGGTCAGCTCCTACGTGATCAAGGCTATGCCGAAACGATTCCAGCAGCTGGTCGCTATGTGATTCATCCAGATGAAACTTTTGTGCTAACTACTGGCTATGATCGCGCCGCTGCTGAAGAAAAAATTTGGTTTGCCAACGACAACCTTCGCTTTCGAGTCTCCCTGATCAAAACTAGCAACGGCAAAGGCGTTACTACCGCCTCCCTCTCTTCAGAAGTTCGGATCTCTACGAGCTAG
- a CDS encoding phycobilisome rod-core linker polypeptide, with product MSDAYTYELWPTSTKEEIETIIRAVYKQVLGNPHVMESERLTTAESQLFDKSMTVREFVRAVAKSDFYKSRYFENCGPYRSTELNFQHILGRAPESQAETSEHIRRCAEEGFDADIDSYVDSEEYQQAFGENIVPFQRDKSEVGRKQVVYNRNFAVNRGPAQVSSAVTDSQLVYAVATNSPNKITTARATPGSVTEKRFKIKTTGAKFDRPRRVSIDEYIVSATKMTPQIQRIQRSGAKIVSITEIK from the coding sequence ATGTCAGATGCGTATACTTATGAACTTTGGCCCACTAGCACCAAAGAAGAGATCGAGACGATCATTCGTGCTGTTTACAAACAGGTTCTAGGTAATCCTCACGTAATGGAGAGCGAACGCCTGACTACCGCAGAATCACAACTATTCGACAAATCTATGACTGTGCGCGAATTCGTCCGCGCCGTTGCTAAATCGGACTTCTACAAGTCTCGCTACTTCGAGAATTGTGGTCCTTACCGCTCTACCGAGCTAAACTTCCAACACATTCTGGGTCGCGCCCCCGAATCTCAAGCAGAAACTTCCGAACACATTCGCCGCTGCGCTGAAGAAGGCTTTGATGCTGATATCGATTCCTATGTTGACAGCGAGGAATATCAGCAGGCTTTTGGCGAAAACATTGTTCCTTTTCAGCGTGACAAAAGTGAAGTTGGTCGCAAGCAAGTGGTCTACAATCGCAACTTCGCTGTTAATCGCGGTCCGGCTCAAGTCAGCAGCGCCGTCACCGATTCTCAGCTGGTGTACGCCGTTGCTACTAACAGTCCCAACAAGATCACCACAGCTAGAGCAACGCCGGGTTCTGTTACCGAGAAGCGCTTCAAAATTAAAACAACAGGCGCTAAGTTTGACCGGCCTCGTCGCGTCAGCATAGACGAATACATCGTTTCTGCCACTAAGATGACGCCTCAAATTCAACGCATCCAGCGTAGCGGTGCCAAGATTGTCAGCATCACTGAAATTAAGTAG
- a CDS encoding phycobilisome rod-core linker polypeptide: protein MSIWVTSPEPVELRSNASEDDLETIIQAAYKQVLGNHHIMESQRLESAESLLRNGDITVRGFVRAVAKSDLYRSLFFEASSAYTFIEKNFQNLLGRAPEDQSEISAHTAIYSTRGYEGEIDSYLDSDEYWQNFGGNTVPFLRGQNTEMGMKNVRYNRTLVLAGGNASNKSGSKSRLTSDLASNLSTKIRAPKGIGLGKTGRNGRFRIIVSGANTGGSRTPRSSATYEIGYNQLQNKIRTIQRFGGKILSIEPV, encoded by the coding sequence ATGTCGATTTGGGTAACAAGTCCAGAACCTGTTGAGCTGCGTTCAAATGCCTCAGAAGATGATCTGGAGACTATCATTCAAGCCGCGTACAAGCAGGTGCTGGGCAATCACCACATTATGGAAAGCCAGCGTTTAGAAAGTGCCGAATCACTTTTACGTAACGGAGATATCACCGTTCGCGGATTTGTACGCGCCGTCGCCAAGTCTGACCTATATCGCAGCTTGTTCTTTGAAGCCTCTTCCGCCTACACCTTTATCGAAAAGAACTTTCAAAATCTACTAGGCCGTGCGCCTGAAGATCAAAGCGAAATTTCTGCCCATACCGCTATCTATTCAACCAGGGGGTATGAAGGTGAAATCGATTCCTATCTTGACAGTGACGAATATTGGCAAAACTTTGGCGGAAACACAGTCCCTTTCTTGCGCGGCCAAAACACCGAAATGGGGATGAAAAACGTCCGCTACAACCGAACGCTAGTCCTAGCAGGGGGCAACGCTTCGAACAAATCTGGTAGCAAATCTAGGCTCACTAGCGATCTTGCCTCTAACCTCTCGACCAAAATCAGAGCGCCCAAAGGCATCGGTCTAGGGAAAACTGGCCGAAACGGTCGCTTCCGAATTATAGTCTCAGGGGCCAACACTGGCGGCAGCCGTACCCCACGCAGCAGTGCCACCTACGAGATTGGCTACAACCAGCTACAGAATAAGATCCGCACCATTCAAAGGTTCGGCGGCAAAATTCTCAGCATTGAGCCTGTATAG